The following proteins are encoded in a genomic region of Rhodoferax aquaticus:
- a CDS encoding LysR substrate-binding domain-containing protein: MDTKWLEDFVSLAETRSFSRSAQLRHVTQPAFSRRIQSLEAWAGTDLVDRSSYPTRLTPAGQTLYDQSLEVLQALQSTRAMMRGHTAAGQDVIEFAVPHTLAFTFFPAWVSGLREAFGPIKSRLIALNVHDAVLRLVEGSCDLLIAYHHPHQPYQLDADRYEMVSLGDEVVAPYVKPDADGNPMFTLPGKAGQPLPYLGYAPGAYLGQMVDLILKQSSTPIHFDRVYETDMAEGLKAMALEGHGIAFLPYSAVKKDLRAKKLVSAAPASMTDMALTMDIRAYRERPSVKEPGKTLAPSHRAVAVSGHAPKSTAKALWDYLLAQARSSTPP; the protein is encoded by the coding sequence ATGGATACCAAATGGTTAGAAGATTTTGTGAGTTTGGCGGAGACCCGCAGTTTCAGCCGTTCCGCCCAGCTTCGGCATGTGACGCAGCCCGCGTTTTCCCGCCGCATCCAGTCACTGGAGGCCTGGGCAGGTACTGACTTGGTGGACCGCAGCTCCTACCCCACCCGTCTCACTCCCGCCGGGCAAACCCTGTACGACCAGTCCTTGGAGGTGCTGCAAGCCTTGCAAAGCACCCGTGCCATGATGCGCGGCCACACGGCGGCTGGCCAAGACGTGATTGAGTTTGCCGTGCCCCACACGCTGGCATTCACTTTTTTTCCGGCCTGGGTGTCTGGCCTGCGCGAAGCTTTTGGCCCCATTAAAAGCAGGCTCATTGCCCTGAATGTGCATGACGCCGTGCTGCGTTTAGTGGAGGGTAGCTGCGATCTGCTGATTGCCTACCATCACCCGCACCAGCCTTACCAGTTGGACGCAGACCGCTATGAAATGGTGAGCTTGGGCGACGAAGTGGTGGCTCCCTACGTGAAACCCGATGCCGACGGCAACCCCATGTTTACTTTGCCGGGTAAAGCTGGGCAGCCCCTGCCCTACCTGGGCTATGCGCCCGGCGCGTACCTGGGGCAAATGGTGGATCTCATTCTCAAACAATCCAGCACCCCGATCCACTTTGACCGGGTGTATGAGACCGACATGGCCGAGGGCTTGAAAGCCATGGCACTGGAAGGGCACGGTATTGCCTTCTTGCCTTACAGCGCCGTTAAAAAAGACCTGAGGGCCAAAAAACTAGTGAGCGCGGCACCTGCCAGCATGACCGATATGGCGCTTACGATGGACATTCGTGCCTACCGCGAGCGGCCCTCGGTTAAGGAGCCAGGCAAGACTCTGGCGCCGTCCCACCGCGCGGTGGCGGTTTCTGGCCACGCCCCCAAAAGTACGGCCAAAGCCCTGTGGGATTACCTCTTGGCGCAAGCCAGGTCCAGCACCCCGCCATAG
- a CDS encoding amino acid ABC transporter substrate-binding protein: MLVLSAWLHQAQAQTVLERIAAGGKLVIAHREVSIPFSYLDANKNPVGYAMDLCAKLADVVRQKTGAKKMEVEYVMVASNERLSTIEKGKADLECGSTTNNAERRQTVAFTIPHFITGARLLVRSGDTYERIEDLQGKTLVSTKGTTPLKAAEQANRERLLRINIVEAADNAQAIEMVEKGDADAFVMDDVLLYGLAANRPKTGKLKVVGKFLTTEPLAIMLSKNDPEFKKLVDEEMRRLIVSKEIIPIYNKWFLKPIPPKYTPLNMPVSYLLKDFWKYPTDVVPF, from the coding sequence ATGTTGGTTTTGTCCGCTTGGCTGCACCAAGCGCAAGCGCAAACCGTACTGGAGCGCATCGCCGCGGGGGGCAAACTGGTCATCGCTCACCGCGAGGTATCCATCCCGTTTTCTTACCTGGATGCCAACAAGAACCCCGTGGGTTACGCCATGGACCTGTGCGCCAAGCTTGCCGACGTGGTGCGTCAAAAAACCGGGGCTAAAAAGATGGAGGTGGAGTATGTGATGGTCGCCTCCAACGAGCGCTTGTCCACCATCGAAAAGGGAAAGGCTGACCTCGAGTGCGGCTCCACCACCAACAACGCCGAACGTCGCCAAACCGTGGCATTCACTATTCCCCACTTCATCACCGGGGCTCGGCTTTTGGTGCGCTCGGGTGACACGTATGAGCGCATCGAAGACTTGCAAGGCAAAACGCTGGTGTCGACCAAAGGCACTACGCCCTTGAAGGCGGCTGAGCAGGCCAACCGTGAGCGCTTGCTGCGTATCAATATCGTGGAGGCCGCTGACAATGCCCAAGCCATTGAAATGGTCGAGAAAGGCGATGCCGACGCCTTTGTGATGGACGATGTGCTGCTGTATGGGTTGGCCGCCAACCGCCCAAAAACCGGCAAACTCAAAGTAGTCGGCAAGTTTTTGACAACGGAGCCCCTGGCCATCATGTTGTCCAAAAACGACCCCGAGTTCAAAAAACTGGTGGACGAAGAAATGCGCCGCCTCATCGTCAGCAAAGAAATCATTCCTATCTACAACAAGTGGTTTTTGAAGCCCATTCCTCCCAAGTACACACCACTCAACATGCCGGTGAGCTATTTGCTCAAAGACTTCTGGAAATACCCCACCGACGTGGTCCCTTTTTAG
- the pyrC gene encoding dihydroorotase: MTTSTSTITLTRPDDWHLHVRDGDALNLVVPHTAAQFGRAIIMPNLRPPVTTAAAAVAYRQRIQAAVLPGQQFEPLMTLYLTDNLPADEIARAKDAGVVAAKLYPAGATTNSDAGVTDIRKTYKTLEAMQRAGMLLLVHGEVTSPDIDLFDREAVFIDQQLIPLRRDFPELKIVFEHITTLEAAQYVQEADAFTAATLTAHHLLYNRNAIFTGGIRPHYYCLPVLKRETHRQALVKAATSGSPKFFLGTDSAPHASHLKEHASGCAGCYTAHAAMELYAHAFDTAGALDKLEGFASFYGADFYGLPRNPGTITLRRESWTPPESYPYAGAALKPLAGGEALTWRMV, translated from the coding sequence ATGACCACCTCCACCTCCACCATCACCCTGACCCGACCCGACGACTGGCATTTGCATGTGCGCGATGGCGATGCCTTAAACCTTGTGGTGCCCCACACCGCAGCCCAATTCGGCCGGGCCATCATCATGCCCAATCTGCGCCCCCCCGTAACCACGGCGGCAGCGGCCGTGGCCTACCGCCAGCGCATCCAAGCCGCAGTGTTGCCCGGCCAGCAGTTCGAGCCCTTGATGACGCTGTATCTCACCGACAACTTGCCTGCTGACGAAATCGCCCGCGCCAAAGACGCCGGTGTGGTCGCCGCCAAGTTGTACCCCGCGGGAGCCACCACCAACAGCGACGCTGGGGTGACCGACATTCGCAAGACCTACAAGACTCTAGAAGCCATGCAGCGCGCAGGCATGCTGCTCTTGGTGCACGGCGAGGTGACCTCCCCTGATATCGACCTTTTTGACCGCGAAGCCGTGTTCATCGACCAGCAGCTCATCCCACTGCGCCGCGACTTTCCTGAACTCAAAATTGTGTTTGAGCACATCACCACCTTGGAAGCCGCGCAGTATGTGCAAGAGGCGGACGCCTTTACTGCCGCCACACTCACCGCCCACCATTTGCTGTACAACCGCAATGCCATCTTTACCGGTGGCATTCGCCCGCACTACTACTGCTTGCCTGTGCTCAAACGCGAAACCCACCGCCAAGCCTTGGTGAAAGCCGCAACCAGCGGGTCGCCCAAGTTCTTCTTGGGCACCGACAGCGCTCCCCATGCATCGCATCTGAAAGAGCATGCCAGTGGTTGCGCAGGTTGCTACACGGCCCACGCCGCTATGGAGCTGTACGCCCACGCCTTTGACACCGCCGGCGCTTTGGACAAGCTTGAAGGTTTTGCGTCTTTTTATGGTGCAGACTTTTACGGCCTGCCCCGCAACCCAGGCACGATTACCTTGCGCCGCGAAAGCTGGACCCCTCCGGAGAGCTACCCCTATGCAGGCGCAGCGCTCAAGCCTTTGGCTGGCGGTGAAGCACTCACGTGGCGCATGGTTTAG
- a CDS encoding DUF3025 domain-containing protein: protein MAHGLEAIDWAQPWLEPWAPLGQGVAQQVEAGASCAQALNAAAHAPVRFVPQAELPAGVAYEQHIFDTGCVPTRDGLHDFFNGLCWMRFPATKTRLNQLQAAQIAHSGIQPVRGPARDGLTVFDENAAFLQAPDALWDALCAKDWRRVFVAQRDLWQEAYLVLFGHALLEKLVCPRKPITAHVYRAQAATNLIADVDAWMAADLSAEKLASKPFAHLPVLGVPGWWSGNTDSAFYDDPSVFRAPRAVA from the coding sequence GTGGCGCATGGTTTAGAAGCCATTGACTGGGCCCAGCCTTGGCTGGAGCCCTGGGCACCGCTGGGCCAAGGCGTGGCGCAGCAGGTAGAGGCTGGCGCCAGTTGTGCGCAGGCGCTGAATGCTGCCGCGCATGCGCCCGTGCGCTTTGTGCCGCAGGCCGAGTTGCCAGCCGGCGTGGCGTATGAACAGCACATCTTTGACACCGGCTGTGTGCCTACGCGCGATGGCTTGCATGACTTTTTTAACGGCCTGTGTTGGATGCGCTTTCCCGCCACCAAGACGCGGCTGAACCAGTTGCAAGCGGCACAAATTGCGCACAGCGGCATCCAGCCGGTACGTGGCCCTGCGCGCGATGGACTCACCGTGTTCGATGAAAACGCAGCGTTCTTGCAGGCGCCAGATGCCTTGTGGGATGCCCTGTGCGCCAAAGACTGGCGTAGGGTGTTTGTAGCCCAGCGGGACTTGTGGCAAGAGGCCTACTTGGTGCTGTTTGGCCATGCGCTCTTGGAAAAGCTGGTTTGCCCGAGAAAACCCATCACAGCGCACGTGTATAGGGCACAGGCAGCTACCAACTTGATAGCAGATGTAGACGCTTGGATGGCGGCTGACCTTAGCGCAGAGAAACTGGCCAGCAAGCCGTTTGCCCACCTGCCGGTCTTGGGTGTGCCGGGCTGGTGGAGTGGCAACACGGACTCCGCTTTCTACGACGATCCCAGTGTGTTTCGCGCACCGCGTGCGGTGGCTTAG